ATAAGGTTAATGATCTTTGACATGGAGGGCGTAAAACGTTTTATCTTCAGATTTGAATCTAGAAATATGGTGCCGATTTCCGTACTGGCCAACAGGTTGTTCATGTCGTCATAGGCCTGGGCAAGCTCATCAATTTTTCCCTGCAGCTCCGTGTTCACAGTAACAATCTCTTCGTTAACGCTCTGTAGCTCTTCTTTGGAGGTTTCCATTTCCTCGTTAGTACTCTGTAGTTCCTCGTTACTGGACTGTAGTTCTTCGTTTGAGGATTTCAGTTCTTCGTTCGATATTTCCAACTGTTCTATGGTAGACCGGAGGTATTCCTTAGTGGCGGCAAGTTCTTGTTCCAGGGCATGAAGTTCTGTGGTATCAGTTGCAGATTTTTTATCCCTACCTTCATCAACACTTTCTGGAACAATGGCAACATCCTCAAACGTGACCATCCAATATTCATCGTCAAGCCCCACATCGACTAAGGGTCGTAAGTAAAGATCGATCAATTGTGTGTTGCCGTTGGTCTTGACCTTTATATTCTTTCTCGTTTCGGTCTTTTTACTATTTCGACCTTTGGTGAGCAGACTACGAAGGTCGGTCTTAAGTCCCTCGCGGGCCATATCGATAATATTCAACTTAGCTTCACCCGGAGAGGGTTGTAAGTACTTGCCCGTATTACCGGAAAAATAGACTGCATCTCCCTTAGTGTTTACAATGGCGCAGGCCGGGGCATAATTGGCCAACAGCATTTTTTCCGTTATCCCAGAAAGACTGCTCTGCCATTCCCGTTTTTGAGGAGCGGTGTTTGCCATTTTAAGGTGAATGGGCTCCTGAAATAAGTGTCCTATATCCGGCATTCTAGCCTGTTTTACGTCCTTAAACCTAAAAATCTTATGCTTTCTGTCCAGAACATCGAACAAACTAGCATATTCGCCTAAGGATTCCGAGTTACCGAGAAAAAGAATGCCTTTTGGATTCAATGCATAATGGAAAATCGCAAACACCTTTCGTTGGGCCTCCGCATTCAAATATATCAGCAGGTTGCGACATGTGACCATGTCGAGTTTTGAAAAAAGGGGATCTTTAATGAGATTGTGCTCGGCAAAAATGATTTGATCTCGAATTTCCTTTTTTATCCGATAGGTATTGGTTTCACCCTGAAAATAGCGGGAAAGGCGTTTTATACTTACATCGGAGGAAATGGTTTCCGGATACACGCCCTGTCTGGCCAAATTGATGGCATCCTCATCAAGGTCAGACGCAAAGATCTGCACCTTCAGAGACTTGGTCTGTTTACGTATGGCCTCATCAAAAAGAATGGCGATTGAGTAGGCCTCTTCCCCTGTGGAACAGCCAGCGACCCAAACACGTATCATCTCACCGTCTTGTTTGTTTTCAATAATTTCGGATATGGCGGTTTGCTGTAATGCAGCAAAAGCCTCCTTGTCCCTAAAAAAACTGGTAACACCAATGAGCAGTTCTTTAAAGAGCTTTACAACTTCCTCACGTTGTTTTTGAAGATGCTTAATATAGTTTTCAAGTTTGTCGATTTGGTTGAGCGCCATGCGTTTTTCTATCCTGCGGATTACCGTACTGCTCTTGTAATCGCTAAAATTACAGCCCGTTTCATTCCGTAAAACAATAAATATTTTATCCAACAGCTCATTTGGGGTTGATACTGGAATAAGTTTTTCCTCTGGTGTGAACTTGCGGTTCTTGGCGTATTTAAGGAGCATGTTGGGCATTTCCTTAACAGCAAGTATAAAATCTTCCGCTCCTGCCGCTATGGCACTCCTGGGCATACCATCGTATTTTGCAGTAGTCGGATCTTGAACAATGGAGAGTCCACCCTTACCTTTAATATCCTTTAAGCTCAATGTGCCTTCCGTACCCGTACCCGAGAGAATGATGCCGACCGCCCTGTCTGTTTGATCTTCAGCAAGGGAGCGAAAGAAAAAATCGATAGGTTTGCGAAAACCCCGGGCCGCTGTTGGGTCCATTAAATGGAGCTTACCGTTTAGAATGGCCATATCCTTATTCGGCGGAATAATATAAACATGGTTGGGAACAACCGTCGTATTATCCCTAACCTCTGTCACGGTCATTTTTGTATGGCTTTTTAAAAGGGAGACCATCAAACTTTTATGTGTGGGGTCTAGGTGTTGAACCAGAACAAAAGCCATTCCCGGAGCATCGGGCATTGCTTCAAAGAATTCCTTAAAAGCTTCTAATCCACCAGCTGAAGCACCCATACCTACAATCAAGAATTTTGATGCTTCCTTCTTAGATTCAATATCCTTTTTTAAGGGCTTTTTATGGGTTGAGGACTTTTTGGGCGTTTTATCTTGTTTTGCCATGGTACTTCTTTGGTATTCTTAATATGGTTTGTACCAAAGTTAAATAAATGTAGCAAAGACTCGGAGGTAAATAAATGATATATATCAGCACCCTTTTTACTGATCTGTTCAGTGTTTTAGTTATTGTTTAATTAAGTGAGCCAAGCAATTCCCAATGTCGTATTCAAAAATTTTTGCGGTAAAAAGTCCTGTCGGGATACGTTTACATAAAGGTATGAAGAGTCTTAAGAAGATGGTTAAGTTTTTTTGCCTATGATTGGTTAGGCTAAGGCCTTGCCCAAGTGATCCGAATGAGAATCAGTGGTATTTTCAGTCTTCTTTCCTTTAATTGTCAACTTTCTTAACGTGAGACCAAAAATCAACTTATAAACTCCCGAAGCAAACAAGCAAAATAAAATCATAAAGTTTAGCTTGATACCTGCAAAATTGGTTCCGGCCAACAAAAGAACGGCATAGGGAATCGTTATAAAACCAAGAATCAATGTCCAAGCCCAACTCCTTCCTCCTAAATGTTTATAGTGTAATGAGCTACTGATAGCAAGAATGCCGCCGAAAAGTACTAGGAAACCTGTAAGGATGGGTATTGAACTAGGCATATCTGTAGGATACAACAAGAGTGGAATACCGATTAGTAGTTCTATCAGCCCCACAGCAAACAACCAACCCCAATTTGATAAAATTCTATTGGAAGAAATGGACAACGTCGTCCAAAATAGCCCTAGTAGTAATATAAAACCGCCAAATATCATACTGAGTAATTCAAAATGTGGTAACGGGGTTCGCAACATCCAGACGCCCAATCCGATATATAGAAACCCTAACAACAGGGAAACCCACCATTGTTTTAGCTTCATTCTTCCCGAGTATAATAGCGTTGTCATAATTCTAGTCCTTAATCTACATTATCCTTAAAAAAATTCTTTAGGGCAGAACCTAATTCTTTCATATCGTGTTGAAACTCTCTTTGGAACTTCCCCTGTTTTTCTTTGGCGGCCTCATTAAATTCTACCAGGTTCTCCTTGAATCTACGGCTACGTTCCGCCAACCTTTCTTTTAGCCTTTTGTTCCTTTGCTCAAGGGTGTCTAGCTCTTTATTGAGTCCTTCACTTTCTTTTTTACCAACAATTGCGATTTTGTCTCGTAGCACTTGGATTTCGGTTCCGGTATTATCTATCGCAACTTCGGATTCAGACCTGAATTTTTCCCACTCTGCCTTCATCTCAATCTCGATATCTTCTTGGGACTGTCTCGCTATTTTGGCCAAGTTATCAGCTGCCTGTTGTATATTTTCGTCAGTAGCATCAACATTTGCATTCTTGGTTGCAGAATCCCTACAACTTTCTAATAGGCTACATATTAGAATGCTCGACATTATCGTCAAAAGGATTCTTTTTTTCATAACGGGTGTCCTTCAAAAGAATATCCTAAAAATAAAGTTGGTTTAAAACGACTGCAATGACCTATGTCAGTATTATAAAAACATCCATTGCAATCCAGAATTTACCGGTCCTAGATAAAAAGCGCAGATCTTTTAACCTAAAGTATACTATGTTCCTTACATGTATTTGGATAAAAAGTGAAAGAACTCTTTTTTAAGATCGGCATAAATCTGCCGTTGGGTTTCCATTTTATTTCGGAACTCCAGATGTTTTTTGGTCATCGCGGTATCGAGGGCATTGTGACCTGTTTTAGTTTGGCCAGCGATTCGTGTCTCATGAATTTCAATTTCCTCTTGTAATTTGTCTATTATTCCATCATGAAGTATAAATTCATTTTGATAATGCTCTAATTTAGCCAATACCTCTTTTTTTGTCCATCGATGTACTAGCTCAGCCAATCGATTATTAAACGATTTTAGTTCGTCTTCCCAAAAAGCAAGTTCAGATTGCCATTGTTTGTGCTCAAAATGTAGGTCTTCGTTGTAGAGTACTTCTTTTGTCTTTTCCATAATATATTCTTGTTTAACTGTTTACTTTTTTACTCCTTATTTTCTACCAATTCTTCGATTTCCCTTTTGCCCAGTATTTGTTCCAAATCTTCTATCTCAACGACCTCTTTTGCCAATAAAAGTTGGGCCAGTTTCACCAATTGCTCTTTGTGTTCGGTCAATAAATTCTTTGTGCGTTCATAGGCCGTGGTTACCAGTTCTTGTACTTCCTTATCAATCATTTCCGCCATTTTTTCACTATAGGGCTTGCCGAACATACGCTCGTTCTGACCTGTGGAATCATAATAGCTAATGGGCCCAATTTCTTTGTCCAATCCGTAGTA
This sequence is a window from Maribacter aestuarii. Protein-coding genes within it:
- a CDS encoding CheR family methyltransferase, which codes for MAKQDKTPKKSSTHKKPLKKDIESKKEASKFLIVGMGASAGGLEAFKEFFEAMPDAPGMAFVLVQHLDPTHKSLMVSLLKSHTKMTVTEVRDNTTVVPNHVYIIPPNKDMAILNGKLHLMDPTAARGFRKPIDFFFRSLAEDQTDRAVGIILSGTGTEGTLSLKDIKGKGGLSIVQDPTTAKYDGMPRSAIAAGAEDFILAVKEMPNMLLKYAKNRKFTPEEKLIPVSTPNELLDKIFIVLRNETGCNFSDYKSSTVIRRIEKRMALNQIDKLENYIKHLQKQREEVVKLFKELLIGVTSFFRDKEAFAALQQTAISEIIENKQDGEMIRVWVAGCSTGEEAYSIAILFDEAIRKQTKSLKVQIFASDLDEDAINLARQGVYPETISSDVSIKRLSRYFQGETNTYRIKKEIRDQIIFAEHNLIKDPLFSKLDMVTCRNLLIYLNAEAQRKVFAIFHYALNPKGILFLGNSESLGEYASLFDVLDRKHKIFRFKDVKQARMPDIGHLFQEPIHLKMANTAPQKREWQSSLSGITEKMLLANYAPACAIVNTKGDAVYFSGNTGKYLQPSPGEAKLNIIDMAREGLKTDLRSLLTKGRNSKKTETRKNIKVKTNGNTQLIDLYLRPLVDVGLDDEYWMVTFEDVAIVPESVDEGRDKKSATDTTELHALEQELAATKEYLRSTIEQLEISNEELKSSNEELQSSNEELQSTNEEMETSKEELQSVNEEIVTVNTELQGKIDELAQAYDDMNNLLASTEIGTIFLDSNLKIKRFTPSMSKIINLIQTDVGRPIGHLSSNLIYDGIQQDVKTVLNKLTPIQKTIRSNDGIWYKMQIMPYRTAENVIEGVVITFVDITEEKLLAEELRDYKIKYEHLLEMTKTVIYTQDKNLTYTSMPNIHPDFQFKDMIGKTDADFFDKEDAKKLGVIKKKVLKTGKAERATVSLKLAGETRFYDLLVRPVVEVDKITGIACTSVDITELTLVEKQLKKIKKEKNGQRE
- a CDS encoding HdeD family acid-resistance protein; this encodes MKLKQWWVSLLLGFLYIGLGVWMLRTPLPHFELLSMIFGGFILLLGLFWTTLSISSNRILSNWGWLFAVGLIELLIGIPLLLYPTDMPSSIPILTGFLVLFGGILAISSSLHYKHLGGRSWAWTLILGFITIPYAVLLLAGTNFAGIKLNFMILFCLFASGVYKLIFGLTLRKLTIKGKKTENTTDSHSDHLGKALA